In the Syntrophorhabdaceae bacterium genome, one interval contains:
- a CDS encoding type II toxin-antitoxin system antitoxin SocA domain-containing protein has translation MKSIHSVFDIADYFLCVADEMGSPISNRTLQEVVYLAQAWHLGIFKTPLFDEDFQAWDHGPVIPELYQLYREYKRFGYKPAVNRLSGAPNTENKKKLLQAVAEAYMREDGYASGYISEEHDPWLTARKTNTSDGSYHTIISKDSIRKYYEKKMEQAHAEARLSLNRIDGASQALEPADYIALCRD, from the coding sequence GTGAAGTCCATACACTCCGTATTCGACATTGCCGATTACTTTCTCTGCGTGGCCGACGAGATGGGCTCACCCATAAGCAACCGGACGCTTCAGGAGGTGGTTTACCTTGCTCAGGCATGGCATCTCGGCATTTTCAAAACACCCCTCTTTGACGAAGATTTCCAGGCCTGGGACCATGGACCGGTGATCCCCGAACTTTACCAGCTATACAGAGAGTATAAACGTTTCGGGTATAAACCCGCAGTGAACAGGCTATCCGGAGCGCCCAACACGGAGAACAAAAAAAAGCTGCTCCAGGCGGTGGCGGAAGCCTATATGAGAGAGGACGGTTACGCATCCGGATACATCAGTGAAGAGCACGATCCTTGGCTAACAGCGCGAAAGACAAATACGTCGGACGGCTCCTATCATACTATTATTTCAAAGGATTCCATCCGGAAATATTATGAGAAGAAAATGGAACAGGCACATGCGGAAGCACGCCTGTCTTTAAACCGGATCGATGGGGCATCGCAAGCCCTTGAACCTGCTGACTATATCGCGCTTTGCCGCGACTAA
- the rpsB gene encoding 30S ribosomal protein S2, which produces MSNLTIKQLLEAGVHFGHQTKRWNPKMKPYIFGARNGIYIIDLQKTLKMFKEAYNFVKEVASHNDYILFVGTKKQAQEAIAEEAKRCGAFYVNNRWLGGTMTNFQTIEKSLDRLRKYEELKESDIYKVLPKKEAIGIEKEIEKLEKNIGGIKGMERLPGALFVVDPKKEYIAVKEAKKLGIPTVGIVDTNCDPDDIDFIIPGNDDAIRAIKLITTKISDAVLEGKALYVEEFQGKEEGPTEEPKPFVDESILAEEKYDDFDTNS; this is translated from the coding sequence ATGTCAAATCTTACCATCAAACAATTGCTCGAGGCAGGGGTCCATTTCGGCCATCAGACCAAACGATGGAATCCCAAGATGAAACCGTACATTTTCGGAGCCAGAAACGGCATCTACATCATCGATCTGCAAAAGACCCTGAAGATGTTCAAAGAAGCCTACAACTTCGTTAAAGAGGTTGCTTCTCACAACGATTACATTCTGTTCGTGGGCACAAAGAAGCAGGCCCAGGAGGCAATAGCCGAGGAAGCCAAACGCTGCGGCGCCTTCTACGTGAACAACAGATGGCTCGGCGGCACCATGACCAACTTTCAGACCATCGAAAAGAGTCTGGACCGATTGAGAAAATATGAAGAGCTTAAAGAGAGTGATATTTACAAAGTACTTCCCAAGAAAGAGGCCATCGGTATCGAGAAAGAAATCGAAAAACTGGAGAAAAACATAGGCGGCATCAAGGGCATGGAACGCCTTCCCGGGGCGCTTTTTGTGGTCGATCCAAAAAAGGAATACATAGCGGTCAAGGAGGCGAAAAAGCTCGGCATCCCAACCGTGGGGATTGTGGACACGAACTGCGATCCTGACGATATTGACTTCATCATCCCCGGTAACGACGACGCGATCAGGGCCATTAAGCTCATCACCACAAAGATCTCTGATGCGGTTCTTGAGGGGAAAGCCCTTTACGTCGAAGAATTTCAGGGAAAGGAAGAAGGGCCCACTGAGGAACCCAAGCCCTTCGTGGATGAAAGTATTCTTGCAGAAGAGAAATACGACGATTTTGACACGAATTCGTGA